The following nucleotide sequence is from Aptenodytes patagonicus chromosome 6, bAptPat1.pri.cur, whole genome shotgun sequence.
CTGATGGGGTGACGAGAGGCAGTGGAGGCAGCGTGGGAGCTGGCTGGGACATGGCCAAAGTCACTGCTTGGCCAAGGGCAGATCCACTGAAGAGGGGATGGACGCTGGGCTGGCTTACGTACTGCGGGCAGGAATTGGGAAGATAATCATCCCGGCATCCCTCCTGGCCTTCAAAGCTACCTATAAATCTTCGCCTCACTGAAACAAACAATTTAGCCATTGATTTTggtggggccaggatttcaccctggCAACTATGTAACTGGCTGGAAAATCACTGTAAATGAGGAAGAAGTCGCGTGGGTTGCTTTGAGTGCTCAGTCTGAGGGAAAATCCACAAGAAACACATCTGACATAAGTAACAAGAcggaaacaggattttaaaatatgataCCAGTGCTGAATGTTACTATGGTATACTTTTACATGCCAGCAatattcaaagtattttaaaagtattcatGCTATatctcaaggaagaaaaaaaaagtcaccacatTTTTTATGCAAACTTTAATTTTATTAGGCAATAAATAGAATAAACAAGGAATATCGTAATAAATAAGTTGATTATTATAAATATGTTTCAATTTCTGAAAATTACAgctgaataaataaaaccattaagACAAATTACAGTTGAGTGTTAGGTGGTTTGAGAACATTTCGGTACTATGATGTAGCTTATTTTCtagaaatttagaaaacaatGGCTTAAAAGGCACTGACAACAGCTCGCTAAAATGTGATATGTAAGAGGCTCTGAAATATGGTTCCTAAAAAGTCCCCAACCACCTTGCAGGATACTGATCCTActattttttctccaaaacatccTTAGGTCAAACTTCTACCCAAAGTGCTGGAGGGCTGGGCGCTTACAGCGAGCTCTCCGGAGAGGTCAGGTAGTTCATCATCCTGTTGATGGTGACTGTGCGGATTTGGAAGGCATGAAGGATGCTGCAGAGCCTCATCCTCTCATTGAAGGAGGTCAGCCCTGCgcctgctggtggctgcagcacGCTCCTGCTGCTGGTCTTCAGGGCCTGGGAAGAGGTAGGGGCATTACAAACTATCACCAGAAAGTGGctaaaacaaaaacctctttaGATTTTTCACCCCCTGAGTGATAAATGACAAAACCTAGAAATAAGAATGTATTCTCATAAgtgaaaaatttgaaatatttaatgatatATTTAATAGACTTAGGATGTGCAGCCATACTTTCCTTGAGACAAAAATGTCCATTCATGCACAAAGGCTCTTTCTGCCCAGGAATGaagatgctttttaaataataagcCTACAGCCAGCTTTATCTAGCGACTCCTTAGACTGGGCTCATCTGCCCGTGGCCAGAATCTCCAGGCTATTGGGAGATGCTGTGTCAATACAaaggcaattaatttttttttaagtagcttttgttaaacaaacaaacaagcttttaaCATCTATTCCCTGTACTCACTAATAATATTAATCAAAGTTCATACATCCTATTTCATATTCAGTATAGCAGGTGTATCATATTTCATATGATCATATGATTCATATGATATGATAATACATATTATCATATATGTATTTGGGAGAGAAATAGAGCGATGTCCCTGTATCCTTTTACTCTATTTTTGAGTTCCCTGAGGAACTGGCAGAAAATCCTGTACCCCGTCTCCTTGCGAGAGCGGAGCAGTGTGAAAGAAGGAGGGCTGCTAAGGAACTGTACATCTGAGTCCTGACGTGTTGACCATATCGGCAAGGCAAAAATATGAAGTGAAACACACAATTCATAAGAATCAAGCCCCTTCTAGGAAAAACAGTAacagacaattttttaaattaccaGATTAAAGAAAGGTCACTATTTGACTGACCAGAATGGAGCACGCTGGATTAAAAACTCTGGTTTAAGACAGAAATAGTagaaaggaaggaggcagaaaTACTTACTTTCATCATTTCATCAATAGTTGCCAGCACCTTTTGATCACTGAAGTTCTTCAGCTCTGCCCTGTAGGCATTCAGATCCTCATAGATGCCCTGCAGGCATTTACTCTGCAAAAGTCAGAATTATTAGGAAATGCAGGAATCTGTTGTTAAATGCTTTAAACATACAACAAGCAAAAGAAGGGGTTCTTCTGGGAAACTTGCAATTTACCGTATCAAAAGTAGATCTTTCTAGTGCCGGACAGTTTTCAGTCTGCAAATCGAAGAAGAAATGAGACATGGTGATTTTGTGGAAGTGCGAGTTATACAGCTGTTCCATGAAAATATGATGCTGAaacttcatatattttttttaccccTGGATTCTCAGATGTGCAAGCTTTTATGGTGTTGATTTGATTCTTAGTGATATCTTCAAGATCAACCTCTTCAAGGGTACATTCAAATCCCAGCGTGCCGAGCTCCTGtgttaaaaaaggaataaaaaagggTCATTGACTCAGCTTCACggtactgtgtgtgtgtgtgtgtatatatatatgtaaatacacaAAATTGTAAGTGATGCATCACAGCTGTCTGCACTTAGCTGGATCCTAGGAATGAGGCTGTGTGAGGACTATGGTTAAATAAGACAGCTAGCAAATAGACTGAGAGACTGAAATGCATGTGGCAGTTGTGTTTAATGGGAATAAGCTCAGGCTTTGCACAGATTTGTTTTATATGTTGTTGCGAATTGCACTATCTCCATTACTTTGAATTACTCTCTCAGACATTGAATCTATTGAAAACTTTATGTCACTATAGTTTCAAATGTAAAGTATCTCttagaaagtgaaaaataactaATACGATCTGCATAGACATTTAACAGTGCTCACTGACCCACTGCAAGTGTGGGAACAATGCACCTATTTAGTGGTGGGGGTTTTGTGGTTCTCCGAGATGAAACTTGCAACAATAGCAGGgaattttagcaaaaaaaaaaaaatccccttggCACTACTGCCGGGGGGCTTTAGTATGGAAAGTTGCTACAGCACCAAACCAACGACACCAGCAACAACATGCAAACATAACAACAAAGTCGGGAGCAAGTATTTCCTGAGCTAGCTCTGCAGGGGCCTTAGAGAAAGAGCATGTTCAAAACCAAAGCGCTCAAATGAGCTGTTGATGCATTGCTGGCGCCACTAAtggtgtgtgtgtttctgtggggCTGCACTGAATAAGGGCTGAGAAAGACACCTGAGCATATCCCCATCCTTAAGGGCTGGCCAGGGGAGGAATGAAAGCAAAGACCAGGTATAGAGTCTTAAAGGGAGCCTACAGAGAGCTTCCGCCCACATGGGCACCCTCACCAACCCATCACCGCCCTCCTGGGTACCATCACCTCCCGCCTGGGTACCATCACTGCCCCATCACCGCCCTCCTGGGTACCATCACCTCCCGCCTGGGTACCATCACTGCCCCATCACCGCCCTCCTGGGTACCATCGCTGTCCCATCACCGCCTGCCCATGTCCCCTCTCCAACccgccacccccccgccccattgCTCTCCCGGCCCCTCGCAGACCTTCAGCCGGTGGAGGGAGGCGTTGGCGGCCGCCAGCAGCTCTCGGGAGCGGCTCAGCCCGTCGGcgaggcggtggcgggggggcggcggcagcgcccgggccgggggcggcagGGCCAGCGCCAGGCAGAGCGCGGGCAGCAGCGCCCAgggccctgcccgctgcctgcagcgCCGGGCTGCGGCGCTACGCGGCgctgcctgcccgctgctgcccgcgctgccgctgccgctgccgctgccgctgccgctgccgctgccgctgccgctgccgctgccgccgcgctgctccatgctgctgcccagggagcgctgcccgtgccggcggggccgcgccggcttTTAtaggggcggcgggagcgggagttccccctcttctcctttcctttccagcaGCGGCTCGGTGAGCGCTggcagccgcggggccgggccggggggcagccATCACTCATCCCGagagcggcggggccgcgcccgccggGAAtcccggcgccgcggggcgggcggggacctcgtcccggggcggggggggtggccCGGAGCTCCCGCTCCTGGGGTCCCTGCCGGCGCCTGAGCCTGGCTGAGGATGCTGCGGGGCAGATCTGGGCACTTGTGGAGGCTGGAAGTCCCTTACCCAGGACTATTCCCTTTGCATGCAGCGTGCAGCGagcttacagaaaaataagaactacTTAAAGTATGTGCATGACACATAGATaagcttttccatttccattatttAGTATTACAAACTATAATGATGAGATGTCGTTAATGAATATTCATGAAAACCTGCCTGGAAACTTGCTTTTTGCTGATATATCTGGTATAATTGCCAAATATTTCAATATTAGTTCATATTGCACGTGGCCATTCTTAGCCTGGCCAAAATGCTGTAGAAAACTTTTCTACCCATCAGGTCTGTCATGAAGTCGATGGGAGTTTTGCTATCGACTTGGAAGGGAGCAGGATGAATCAAGAGTTTTATATCgcattttcagattattttaattgaCATCTTGTTTCCCATAAGAAGGTTGTGGTGTGTCTAGAGACTTACTTTGCTAGAATACCAGCACTGCATAATTTTCCAGTTTCACTGtgtgttttccatttctgcaCTAGTCATTAGGCTGTGGGCTGTGATTTTGGTCTTGTGTAGGAGaccttttttttctgacacagAAGTGAAAGAGACCTTCGGAATATGCTTGCATGCGTGTTCTTGAAAAGGCATCAGTTCAGCTTTCCAGGTTTCTTTGCCCAATGCGCAGTCAGCGTTGCCCTGAGCAGCAGGGCATGAAGTTTCTCTTCAGGTGGGGCGCTGACACACAATTTGGACAGCTTCTTGTTCATGGCTTTCCTGTGCTGCACTTGGGCATGTACTGGGATATTAGTTAGGGTTCTTTGTTCGAAAGGAGGAATATTTAgctcaaatacctccaggggtctCTGAATGCAGCTGCTATTGAATGGGCATTGTGCACAGAACAATTATCTCAAGGGAAGCTGTGCGTGGAGGTGCCTCTTCTCAATGGTCTCATGGGCCAGGAGAGAGGActttccttcctgctgctgaGTCTCAGCTCCCGGAGGGATTTCTTTGTGTCCTGAGGCGGTGAGGTAGGGGCAAAAACTGGGGCTAGAGGGTGTCCAATATGTGCTGCTGAAAGCTGGCTGGGATAGCAAGAGCATCTTCCCAGAGGACTTCACCTCCAAAgggccccccagcagcccccagctgtGGGGGACTGAAAAATACAGGCTACACATGTAGCACAGCCATGCAAGTAGGACACTTCTGATTCCCTTTTATGCAAAACCTTGAgctatattttgctttcttcatgtaCTTTCTATCTCTTATGATATATGGCTCACAGATAATTTGCAAGGAATGTCCTGTTTTTGCACAGGTGTTTCCaaagcagaaatgctttcttgGTCAGTGTTCCCTCAGCCCAATGGTTAGGTAATGTATTACTGAAACACAGGGTGGGTTTAATTTGCTGATAAAATGGAATATATCCTAATATTGGTAGGTGACTTCTTTCCTggtagaagaagaaataattgaatGTTGCTACATTTGCTGTTTTACAAATAGGAAGGTTTTTCTCAATTATCTATAAAGAACCATGCCCGAATGATACCATCGTCACCACTCATTTATTTTCCTGACAGCATCTGAAACGGAAGTCCTTGCCATGCCAGGCTGCTGAAGATCCTTGTACACCTATTGCAGGACCAGAGATGATAAATCCAGAGACCCGCCGAAGCTCCAGCACTTGTAATCACACTCTGCAGACCCAAATCCCCCCGGAGCAGCAATCCCACAGGTATTGTGGTGAGAGTCCCCGGGGCAGGTGCTGAACACGATGTTAACATGGTGGTTGTGCTAGTTTGGATGGGTGGTGAGTTGAGCCTGGCCAGTTTCTGCTCCTTTTGCCCGATTTGCACCATAGCTGTATTCTGTGCCTGACTGCAATCGTGTTTTGGTCGTGGACTGAACGTGAGCGCACGCCTGTGTAAGGCATTTTTTATTGAGATTTGTCTCAAAGTGACGTATAAGATATTAACTGCTGGGTCCTAGCAATGAGGTAATAAAGTCTTAATGATACATTTATTTTGGGCAGACGTTATATCTGTTTTTCATTCCTAGTCTCATccatctctctgcctccttcATCTCAAAGCATCCTATATTTGACCGGTCTTGAGTCTGAATGAAGCATCTCGATAATTACTGTGCATGGTCTGCTCTTTCAGCAGCTCTGTGTCTGTCTGCTTTGCTCAGGGCAAGCATGGTCTCGTGGCCAGCCCAGAGGAGGGGGAAGCAACACACCTCAGCATCGGGGCTGGTGCTGCCGTCCCCGGGCTGGGCTGGTCCCAGGCACTAACGGTCTTTCTGCCTTAGCTGCAAAATGGGAATAATTGTAGATCTGTGGGCTGGGCTTTGACGTTCCCTAGTGATTACATACAGCCTAACatctaatattaatattattttgggGAGTTAGACATAATAATATTTTCTACGTCAGCAGCATCCAAAAGTGAAAAGCAAGTTCTTTGGAAATTGAAAAATCCATGTCCCTTTTATTGCATATTGTGTCTTGATCTCGGGTACTCATCTCATCAGACAGATGAAGGATTATGAAGGTGGAGCGATGCATGTGTTATTAAAGCAACAAAGATAGGGATATATCATGTACGCATTTAGAGATACAGTGCAGTAATTGCATACCATAGTCTATTAAAACTGTTAGATGTgtgattttacatgaaaaaatgtaGTTCCGCTGGCTTTATTTCAATCATAAATTGCTTTTGCTGAAATTAACCTCCAGAGAAAAATGAGAACCATTCTGGGTCTAGCTATAAAACTGTAACATTATTGTAGTCAAAACTGGATGAAACTCTGTTCTTGGCTACACTGCACTCAACCAAACCAATACTTAAAAATcctatttgaaaaagaaaggaaaaacaataataataaagaaacccaattagaaaaaaccaaaacccccaaacccctcagTTCAGTTTAGTTTTGAGGACTGTATATGCGAGTGATGAGAAATAAGATCTTCTCCAGCCACACTGTTCTAAAAAACTGTGAGGTTCCTGGAAATGTGTGCTGACATTTTGTTTCAATCTTGGCTTGCCTCCTCTCCCATTGTATAGATAGCAATCTAATTTTTGTCTTCATGGTTGCTCTCAAAGTCCAAGCTAAATGAAGGCCACCTTGCTTTCACAGTAAGCTACGTATGAAGAGCCATGAACATCACACGCCGCCCTCTCCATTGCCAGCTGTGTGCTGCAGTGAAATGGGTGGTGAGGGATATTTCCTAACCGGTTctccggctgtgcagtgttactTCTCCTGTAACCTGTCAAATTACGTGAATTTTCTTCATCAGCAGGCCAGCTCCCAAACCCTTTGTGAAGGTCATATAGCAACTTCTAACATATCTTCAATGGGAAGAGATGGGTTATTTGTAGGAGAGTCCTATTCCctgtaattataattatatataattatgcaataattttatatatatataattatgcaataattatatatataaaaaattaaagctgCAGTATGATTATATCACAGCTAGGCTGACAGTTAATTGTAGATAGTTGCTACATAAAAAGAACTGCAAAATGTTGTGTGGAATAAGACTTCTGGATGCTTCAGTAAGTAAAACTAATTTTTATACTATTTACCGCTCTCAGAACATATGGAGGGTTGATCATGGATCATTTTTTTGCTCCTGGATAATTTTTTCAGAAGATCCGGAGTCAGATATCTCACCAAAATAGTGTCACTGACAGAAGCATTGCTTCTGATTTATGTTGGGAACCGATGGCTCCATAAAATGGGAAAGCAAAGACTTGAAACTTGCCTGGTGTTTTTTTGGCTGTTGGTGCTTATTCATCGAGGAATCCCCTGAAATGCATAACCCTAGGCATGTGCTGAAGTTTTATTGATTTGAAAGCTAAAGTCACATAACTAAATGTTATTTCTGTGTCAAAGTGGCTTTCCTGAACCCACAGTCAGCGCACTGAAATCCGTAAGATCCTGGGTGTTAATCACCTGCACCTCTTGGCCCTTCTCTCTTCCAACCATCGCCGGAGTTTGTGCAGTTTTCCCTGTGACCGTGCTGTGtactgcagcatctctgctcttCACTGCGGGTTTCTGGCCATTGGCTTTCAGGTGACAGCCTGGCAGCTTTGTGTTCTTAGGTGGCCAGCCAGACTGGGGACTCCCAAATTCAAGTGTTATTTCCAGGCTCCACTCCAAAGCTCGAATCCACATGCCAGCCTTTTCCAGGAAAGGGATGGAGCTGGTGGTAACTGCTGGATAGGTGCCGTAGCTCCCTAAAAAGCACACATGTATTTTGAATGGTTACGTTTTGGCCAGGGAACTTCTCACACTGAAATGGGAGGATTGTTTGAAGAGCATCCTAGAACATGGGGGGAaaggcaggggtttttttgaatcAACGTATGCCTGAGATAAGACAAGAGTTATGTTTTTTTATCCCAAGTTTCTTTCAGCGGCTTTTTCAATTGGATCtaggagctgattttttttccccatcatcaACTGGCTGTGTTTACTGCAAGGTTAACTACAAAGCTTTCTATTAAGGGAATGTCAGCACCCGTCTTAGCATTGTCACTCTAAGGGATTGCCATACTTAGCTCGCGAtgctttacagaaaataaaagatgtgAGCAAGATCCAGGAACCCTTACCCACAGAAACAGAATTGGTGATGTGGGTAAAACTCTCCATCAACcctgtgggttttgttttaaagttttataaCATTAATAGAGATAAAAAGCTCCTGTGAGGACCTTCATGGGGCTGGATGGTGCTGCAGTGCGGAGGGGtgggtgccgagggctggggcacCACCTCAGTCCCCTGGTCCCTCCATCGGAGCACGGAGCAGTGGTGCCTCTCTTGCCCATCACCCTGGGACCTCAGGACCCCCATGGGATCCTCCCTTGTCTCCTTGTCTTCTCTGCCCTCCTAGCCCTGAAAACACGTGGGTGAGTAATGTGACTGGTGCTAGTGGTGCCCCTGGTTTCGTGTGCGGTGAGGGAGCGCTGGCCTCTGCTGAGCACAGCGCTGCCAAGCTGCCAGCAGTTTTGATGGCCCCTCTTTTGCTCTCACTTTCTGTTTCCACTCACTGCAGCGTTTCTCATCTCCGGGTGctttttcattgttctttcaTCTGTCCCTTTTATCTCCTGTCTGGGGGTGCAAAAGCTCTTGTGGGTTCAGATGCTGTGGCTCTGACCTGATGGGCAGGCAGGAGGACAGCTGTGATGGGAGAAAGGGGTGACTGTAGTTTTGCTCTCTTCTTGCTGGTTTTGTATTCACCATTTCACCTGGCAGTGGTGATgcacctgggaaaaaaacaggagcGTTGATATTGGTTGACCAGGAGATGCAACAGCgcaactttttttttgcatttctttgatGCAACATGATTGTCTGAATCACATTAGTGATGGATTCAACCCTTCACCCCATCCTGAAGAAGCAGGATGGGAAAAGTGTTCACACTTTTGGTGCTGAGCCAGCTAATGATTCAATACCCGAGAATACTTACTGAGATGCACAGGTCAGAGTCTCGAGTGCTTGGGGATACCCAGAGAGCTGCTGGCATGACTCACGGTTAGAGCATTCCCTGATGAGACAGGGAACTGAGCTCCAGTCCCAAGAACACGTATTTGGTAGGAGTTATTTGAGCACCTGCCCCCCTAGGGAATGCTCTGCCCAGGATTACGCGCCGGGGTGAAGCACACTGCGTTGTGCTGTACGGGTGGGAGGGAGCACATCGCTGGCTCCCCATGCCGCTCCTCCTCTGGGTTGAGTGCTGCTTTGGCAGATAGTTTCTATACAGggacacatttaattttttttaatacgttggtgaacattaaaaaaaagacaacgCAGTCTCTGAAATGAAGCCCTGACCAAAAGGAGATTGTAGTCCCTAGGGCCTTGTGGGAAAGGTGAGAAAGGGACCAGTCCTTTCCACTAAAGCAATTATTAGAAGAACATAATGTCTCTCTATGGGCAAAACCCAGCACTTGTGGCATCACAGGTGGTATTTTGtctgccaggcacaggcagcatGTGCTGGAGggatgggcagggacatcccggACCCTGCAATGGTCACTAGGAGGGACCAGAGCAGCCGATGTGCTTGCAGGAATAAGGATTACGTGTGAGCAGAGTGTGAGTAAAGTACAGATTACATGTGTGAGCAAGTGCCATTTAACTTCCAACTTTCAGTACCACAAATATTTGCTTGCTACCACAAACTTGCTTGCTCCGTTTGCTGAATCCGTGGGGCAGATGACCACCTCACAGGGAAAACAGCCTTCGGCTCTCAAAATTGTCATGAATGAGAACATTAAAGGTATTTGCATCAGCTGCTCTGATTTCAATTTATAGATTGCCTCATACTCAGAAATGAAAGGGGAAGTTTTGCAAAAGCACGTGAATCAGGGGTTCAAGGGCATTGGGTGGCAGCTCTCCAGGTGGGCAGGGAAGCGGGGCTTTGCCGTGCCCATATGGAAAGACTGGGAAGCATTAAACAGGTTTGAATCCCAACAAATGCCATGTGAAAGCCatcacagaaaaagcttttttatttaactGCCACCAGTTGGGATGTGCATCTCTCCTGGCACAGCTTTAATCTGCTGTGGGTTTGGGGAGCCGGCCGGTGCGAGCTCCTGACACAGGCTGGGTGACTGAAGCCCTGCAGGGCCTGAGCACTGTTTTTGCTTTAGCTGGCTTCCACTCAATATGAATGAGGGGCTTTGTGGTGTGTTAATGACTCATTTCCCATCTGGCTGCTTGGTTCAGCATTGGCAAAGGAAAGCTGACGGTACCGAGTCCAGCATCTGCCTTTGCATGCTTGGACCCTCTCACAGCGTATGTGCTGTGTGTgtggctgggctgtggctatagCTCTGCTAACTGCAAGTGGTTAATGGGCAAAAATATGGGTCACGCAACAGAGATTtaatttgtgaaattatttttaatgtagatgtaacaaattttgttttaattttaaaataatcaaaatagaAATTTCTGGATTTGGTTTGATTAGAGCATGAAAGAAACATTACATTTAAACTGTTTGAAGCTGTACAATTATATGTAAGCTATTTCCAGTTCTTTTCCTGAAGCCTGTGTGATTGCTCATAGGAGCAGACTCCCTGTCAGGTCTTGGGAACCTGCGCATGTTGGCCCACTCCTGCCAGCAAGTGTGGAGAGCTGCACAtgtgcagcaaaagcaaaaaagccCCAGTGACAGCCATGGGACAGGTTGAGCTGTGCTGTTCTGTTAAGCAGAATAAGCCCTCATTTCCATGGGCTAGGGTGACCGTGGCTGCACCAGCTCCACCACAGAGCCCAGGATGAGCATCTGGGTGTGAAATGGGGACACCGGGCGCTGCGGTGGTTGTGCTGTGCTTGGTGCCTGTTGTCACGGGGGGGTGCAGgaaccagctgtgggtggtggtggggatggggaggggacgCTTGGCACCGAAAACCCTTTGTGAGGATCTACTGCTTCACCGCAAGTCAAGGGAGAGCTGCTGCCCCAGGAGGTTTGTTTTGCTTATGGTTACATccagctgctggccctgcaagGGCTTTGCAGGAGACCTAAACCATTTCCAAGTGGGCTGTGCTAAGCTGCAGGCTGCTGGCGTGATGTTGAACTCAAAGGTACCCCAAATATGATTGCACAACCTCTAGTCACAGCTTCTAATCCAAAACATCTGCTGCAGGCTCTTGACCTGTGCATGGATGTGGAGGCTGGtgtcccttttctccccagacCTCATGTTCAAAGGCAGCGGGAAGGTGCAGGACGAATGGTCTGACAGTGATGTGGATCCCTTCCCCACTCCCAAAAATAGATCTCTGGGTGGTTTTGGAGCCGCAGAGCTCTGCAGAGCCCCTTGCCAGCTCTTACTCTTGCTCTGGGGGGTTGGTCCCCTGCAGCTGTGGGCACTGGTTAGTCCGGCAAAACTCCCTGAGCGACTGATGGGAGTTTTCCGAAGTAGCGCCTGCCCAGGGGTGTCAGCCCTACCTCCAGGGTGGGCTGAGGCCAACACCTGGGAAAATTcctcctcccacagctctgctggcagTTTCACTGACGGGCAGTGGAGGAGTGCTGAGCTGGCTGCCTGGAAACAGCTGCTGCCCGCAGGCTGTCAGCTTGGGAGATCCACGTGAAACCCTGCAATTCCCTTTTTTCATACAGCCGTAGCTATTTCGCTTTTCTTTTGAAGGCATGTTTCTTCCCCAAACGTGCTGTCGTTAGGAAGCCAAGGGGTAGGTGGGTACAGCAATGACCAGCATGgtggccaggctctgctgccagtCTTTCATGGCAATCGCTCCATCGGCAATAGAGCCAGCATCCAAATTTGGCATCAAATACTAGAAGTCATGAACTAGAAGGGGCTGTGGATGGGTCAGAGCCTTTTGCACCACCGAGAGCTGGGATCATTTATTTTGCATAGATCCTTTTTTCCCTCACAGTCAAgagacttgaaatattttaaataatattttaccaCTAAGAAGGAGCTGATGGTTAACGTAAGCGAAGAGAGAAGGTCTAATCCTACCAAGTGTGACCAAGGAAAGCTGCTTTAGCACAAGGCCTGGTACTTGCTGGCAAAGCACCCAGTGGCTttgctgctggcagccctgcccggcATGCAGCATGTCCTCGGTCACCTCTGGGGCAGTGGGCGGAGGACAAAGGGTCCCGCACACATGGGTTTCGCTTTGCTTTACAATAAGAAGGAAGAGAAACTACCCGGGAGCAGGCGTAGGCTTCTGCAGGGAAGCAAGTGCGGACCGTAAGCCCCCCCCGACGGCTTTTCCTTGGGGATGCCCTCTGCAAAGCTGAGCCTCCCTCGGAGCTGCGCAAGGACGGATTTGCTTTAAAGAGGTAAAAATGCAGCTCCTTCATGCTAATCGCCTTCCCTGACAGCAATGCAAAGCAACGGGCATGTCCTtgagcaggctgggagcagggaccTTGCAGGCAGCACGGACAGGGTTGTGTCCCACCACCCCAACCCTTCTCATCTGAATCCCCACATGACTTAATTCTCTTGTCCTTTGAAGGAtgaaataagaaaagtaaaaggCTATGTGTATGCTCTGCTGTGGTTTTGCATGCTCAGAGTCTGTGGCGGTACCCACGTGCCCAGCAAGATTATGTGCAGCATGCCCCGTGCACAGTGagtgctgctcctccatggcGGGGAGCTGCTTGGTGGGTtcacaaaaaaaggcagaaaaaaataaaaggggaaccCAAGCCACAAGGTTTGTTTGAGTGGAAACGTATAGCTCATAAAGCACGCCTCTGTTCCCAAGAGCTGCTTTACATCAGTGGGATGTTATCTCAGAcatcagaatgatttttttcttttttttttttttaatgcaacatttCATGCTTTTCAAGCACAGGTGTGTTTAGGACCAAGAgacagacttaaaaaaattaagaaacattattttgtgAGACCAGCTGGAGGCAGGCAAGGAAAAGCAAGCA
It contains:
- the IL12A gene encoding interleukin-12 subunit alpha; translated protein: MEQRGGSGSGSGSGSGSGSGSGSGSAGSSGQAAPRSAAARRCRQRAGPWALLPALCLALALPPPARALPPPPRHRLADGLSRSRELLAAANASLHRLKELGTLGFECTLEEVDLEDITKNQINTIKACTSENPGTENCPALERSTFDTSKCLQGIYEDLNAYRAELKNFSDQKVLATIDEMMKALKTSSRSVLQPPAGAGLTSFNERMRLCSILHAFQIRTVTINRMMNYLTSPESSL